A stretch of DNA from Clostridia bacterium:
AGACCGGAAGACTTCGACAACGTGCCCCTGTACTACATCTACCGGGGCGTCATGAAGGAGGAAGACCGGGATTTATTCCCGGAACACAACCTGCGATATGACATCACGGTCATCCTGCCCGGCTTGATCGAGCGGGAGTATTACAAAACAGTGGGCCACTTTCATCCCCTGAAACCGAACAGCAACGAGACCTACTCGGAGTATTATGAAGTGCTGGCCGGCGAGGCTCTTTATTTAATGCAAAAAAATAACCGCAGCGGGGAACCGGAGGAAGTCCGGGTGGTCGCTGCGAAAAAGGGGGACCGGGTCTACATCCCCTCCGGGTTTGGACATGTCACCATTAACCCCGGGGACGAGCCGCTGGTCACCGCTAA
This window harbors:
- a CDS encoding glucose-6-phosphate isomerase; the encoded protein is MYIGKEITVLENGLLSFADDIVHPEPEIRYLADVLNVLYHRPEDFDNVPLYYIYRGVMKEEDRDLFPEHNLRYDITVILPGLIEREYYKTVGHFHPLKPNSNETYSEYYEVLAGEALYLMQKNNRSGEPEEVRVVAAKKGDRVYIPSGFGHVTINPGDEPLVTANLVNGSMEPNYQPFAEKQGAAYYYILTEHNKGDFVKNPNYLQSCGLELVCAPNLPQPVELNNKSLYQAFVEQPKQFQFLK